The following proteins are encoded in a genomic region of Cataglyphis hispanica isolate Lineage 1 chromosome 9, ULB_Chis1_1.0, whole genome shotgun sequence:
- the LOC126852005 gene encoding uncharacterized protein LOC126852005 isoform X1: protein MVKNFAVVTFPSDGNNEEEIVSEVSSLWLSSNLTECWWPSVKNINTFIVKQTPPVTNDPKWTLYPIKFHRYYDSLDEARQRATNYSSSDESNTNQIKKSCTKRSLNTVYNNESESDSDDSRSIIPNPPHLKDTNVSQSAKNIQSISNILDSTIINNIDMEILVGTIVPHKNMQDVYTLVLEMSDKMKDNFEKICTAITLISLNIQAIDTRLKNMETQHNQHKSKTSAMDTSNIQRSFPFKSINKVIAFENSLSENTDEYNKFMLYISRIGRGSAKENLIRIYRTLFSNEVAKVSSWKGLRNHFKISSLKSILTGIQATILAQHQFTNKEFEDITKEFRQGSHRLSR from the exons atggtaAAAAATTTCGCTGTCGTAACTTTTCCAAGCGATGGGAATAATGAAGAAGAGATCGTATCAGAAGTTTCATCTTTATGGCTTTCCTCCAATTTAACAGAATGCTGGTGGCCAtcggtaaaaaatattaacaccTTTATTGTGAAACAAACTCCACCTGTTACTAATGATCCTAAATGGACACTTTATCCTATCAAATTTCATAGATATTatg ATTCATTAGATGAGGCTAGACAGAGAGCAACGAATTATTCTTCAAGCGATGAAAGTAATACAAATCAAATAAAGAAGTCATGCACAAAACGGTCACTAAATACTGTTTATAACAATGAATCTGAATCTGATTCTGATGACTCACGTTCAATTATACCAAATCCACCACATCTTAAAGATACAAATGTCTCACAATCAGccaaaaatattcaatcaatctcaaatattttggattcaacaattattaataatattgatatggaAATTCTTGTTGGAACTATAGTACCTCACAAaa atatgcAGGATGTATATACGTTAGTGTTAGAAATGTCAGATAAAATGAAag ataattttgaaaaaatatgtacagctataactttaatttcattaaacataCAAGCTATTGATACTCGTTTAAAAAACATGGAAACACAACATAACCAACATAAGTCTAAAACATCTGCCATGGATACATCAAATATACAAAGATCTTTTCCGTTTAAGagcataaataaagtaatagcTTTTGAAAATAGTTTATCAGAAAATACAGATGAGTACAACAAATTT atgctGTATATATCTCGCATAGGTAGAGGGTCcgctaaagaaaatttaattcgtatatatcgaactttattttctaatgaaGTTGCCAAGGTTTCATCCTGGAAGGGACTAcgtaatcattttaaaataagtagtttaaaatctatattgaCGGGAATACaag caaCAATTTTGGCTCAACACCAATTCACAAACAAAGAGTTTGAAGACATCACGAAAGAATTTCGCCAAGGTAGTCATAGGCTTAGCAGATAA
- the LOC126852005 gene encoding uncharacterized protein LOC126852005 isoform X2: MAFLQFNRMLVAIDSLDEARQRATNYSSSDESNTNQIKKSCTKRSLNTVYNNESESDSDDSRSIIPNPPHLKDTNVSQSAKNIQSISNILDSTIINNIDMEILVGTIVPHKNMQDVYTLVLEMSDKMKDNFEKICTAITLISLNIQAIDTRLKNMETQHNQHKSKTSAMDTSNIQRSFPFKSINKVIAFENSLSENTDEYNKFMLYISRIGRGSAKENLIRIYRTLFSNEVAKVSSWKGLRNHFKISSLKSILTGIQATILAQHQFTNKEFEDITKEFRQGSHRLSR; encoded by the exons ATGGCTTTCCTCCAATTTAACAGAATGCTGGTGGCCAtcg ATTCATTAGATGAGGCTAGACAGAGAGCAACGAATTATTCTTCAAGCGATGAAAGTAATACAAATCAAATAAAGAAGTCATGCACAAAACGGTCACTAAATACTGTTTATAACAATGAATCTGAATCTGATTCTGATGACTCACGTTCAATTATACCAAATCCACCACATCTTAAAGATACAAATGTCTCACAATCAGccaaaaatattcaatcaatctcaaatattttggattcaacaattattaataatattgatatggaAATTCTTGTTGGAACTATAGTACCTCACAAaa atatgcAGGATGTATATACGTTAGTGTTAGAAATGTCAGATAAAATGAAag ataattttgaaaaaatatgtacagctataactttaatttcattaaacataCAAGCTATTGATACTCGTTTAAAAAACATGGAAACACAACATAACCAACATAAGTCTAAAACATCTGCCATGGATACATCAAATATACAAAGATCTTTTCCGTTTAAGagcataaataaagtaatagcTTTTGAAAATAGTTTATCAGAAAATACAGATGAGTACAACAAATTT atgctGTATATATCTCGCATAGGTAGAGGGTCcgctaaagaaaatttaattcgtatatatcgaactttattttctaatgaaGTTGCCAAGGTTTCATCCTGGAAGGGACTAcgtaatcattttaaaataagtagtttaaaatctatattgaCGGGAATACaag caaCAATTTTGGCTCAACACCAATTCACAAACAAAGAGTTTGAAGACATCACGAAAGAATTTCGCCAAGGTAGTCATAGGCTTAGCAGATAA